A part of Perognathus longimembris pacificus isolate PPM17 chromosome 18, ASM2315922v1, whole genome shotgun sequence genomic DNA contains:
- the LOC125366847 gene encoding scm-like with four MBT domains protein 2 isoform X2 has translation MEMEILIQVEISIQSNFQPGMKLEVANKNNPDTYWVATIITTCGQLLLLRYCGYGEDRRADFWCDMVIADLHPVGWCTQNNKILMPPDAAPHERLSPPSTWPPALPGPSAVFHTGPAPPAPAGTCGLGSASRPSG, from the exons ATGGAAATGGAGATCTTGATTCAG GTGGAAATTAGCATTCAGAGCAACTTCCAGCCTGGCATGAAGTTGGAGGTGGCCAACAAGAACAACCCGGACACCTACTGGGTGGCCACGATCATCACCACGTGCGGACAGCTGCTGCTTCTGCGCTACTGTGGTTATGGGGAAGACCGCAGGGCTGACTTCTGGTGTGATATGGTCATAGCAGACCTCCACCCCGTGGGGTGGTGCACACAGAACAACAAGATCTTGATGCCCCCTGACG CTGCTCCTCACGAGCGTCTCTCTCCACCTTCAACGTGGCCACCTGCTCTTCCAGGCCCTTCAGCTGTCTTCCACACTGGGCCCGCTCCTCCAGCGCCTGCTGGCACGTGTGGACTTGGGTCTGCAAGTCGGCCTTCTGGGTGA
- the LOC125366847 gene encoding scm-like with four MBT domains protein 2 isoform X1 — protein MEMEILIQVEISIQSNFQPGMKLEVANKNNPDTYWVATIITTCGQLLLLRYCGYGEDRRADFWCDMVIADLHPVGWCTQNNKILMPPDGEPPPLNEGQWSSYHRPVFTVTSERTAWEILHGLLPKSSGSLHIVLGLP, from the exons ATGGAAATGGAGATCTTGATTCAG GTGGAAATTAGCATTCAGAGCAACTTCCAGCCTGGCATGAAGTTGGAGGTGGCCAACAAGAACAACCCGGACACCTACTGGGTGGCCACGATCATCACCACGTGCGGACAGCTGCTGCTTCTGCGCTACTGTGGTTATGGGGAAGACCGCAGGGCTGACTTCTGGTGTGATATGGTCATAGCAGACCTCCACCCCGTGGGGTGGTGCACACAGAACAACAAGATCTTGATGCCCCCTGACGGTGAGCCCCCTCCACTGAACGAAGGCCAGTGGTCATCCTACCACAGGCCTGTATTCACTGTCACGTCAGAAAGAACCGCATGGGAAATCCTCCATGGATTATTACCGAAGTCGTCAGGTTCTTTACACATTGTGCTTGGGCTTCCTTAG